In Erythrobacter litoralis HTCC2594, a single genomic region encodes these proteins:
- a CDS encoding ABC transporter permease yields the protein MSDQAPRGPAPFRPQGEPTFTGVNWLGLWSLYLKEVRRFFKVQTQTIWAPAVTTLLFLVIFSVALGREGREVLGVPFASFVAPGLIVMGMMQNAFANSSFSLLSGKIQGTIIDLLMPPLSEGELMAGIVGAAVTRAILVGLAVAAAMLLWPGVTLAPVAPWAIVWFGLMGAIMLSLAGLLTSIWSEKFDHNAAITNFVIAPLSLLSGTFYVIDNLAELFQAISRANPFFYVISGFRYGFLGESDIGQGAEPVVQAAIALGLFNLVFAVVVYRILKSGWKIKD from the coding sequence ATGAGCGATCAAGCGCCCCGCGGCCCTGCGCCGTTCCGCCCGCAAGGCGAACCGACCTTCACCGGCGTGAACTGGCTGGGGTTGTGGAGCCTCTACCTCAAGGAAGTGCGCCGCTTCTTCAAGGTCCAGACGCAGACGATCTGGGCGCCTGCTGTGACCACGCTGCTGTTCCTCGTCATCTTCTCGGTCGCGCTGGGCCGCGAGGGGCGCGAAGTGCTGGGCGTGCCCTTCGCCAGCTTCGTGGCACCGGGGCTGATCGTGATGGGCATGATGCAGAATGCTTTCGCCAACTCCTCCTTCTCGCTGCTGTCGGGCAAGATCCAGGGCACCATCATCGACCTGCTGATGCCGCCATTGAGCGAAGGCGAGCTGATGGCAGGGATCGTTGGCGCGGCGGTGACGCGCGCGATCCTGGTGGGTTTGGCCGTTGCGGCCGCGATGCTGCTGTGGCCGGGCGTGACGCTAGCGCCAGTCGCGCCGTGGGCGATCGTCTGGTTCGGCCTCATGGGCGCGATCATGCTCTCGCTGGCGGGGCTGCTGACCTCGATCTGGTCGGAGAAGTTCGACCATAACGCCGCCATCACCAACTTCGTGATCGCCCCGCTCAGCCTGCTTTCGGGCACGTTCTACGTCATCGACAACCTTGCCGAACTGTTCCAGGCGATCAGCCGCGCCAACCCGTTTTTCTATGTGATTTCGGGCTTCCGCTACGGTTTCCTCGGCGAAAGCGATATCGGGCAGGGCGCAGAGCCGGTGGTGCAGGCCGCCATCGCGCTCGGCCTGTTCAATCTCGTATTTGCGGTCGTGGTCTATCGGATCCTGAAATCCGGTTGGAAGATCAAGGACTAA
- the hspQ gene encoding heat shock protein HspQ codes for MDSATFFSPQAGRQIEAPLRLNARFGIGDVVRHRMFDFRGVIFDIDPVFANSEEWYESIPQEIRPRRDQPYYHLFAENEDSSYVAYVSQQNLVADSENGAVEHPQVPELFGEFDGKRYRMRRSLTH; via the coding sequence ATGGATAGCGCGACATTCTTCTCGCCCCAGGCCGGCCGCCAGATCGAGGCGCCCCTCAGGCTCAATGCACGGTTCGGCATCGGTGATGTCGTGCGCCATCGCATGTTCGATTTTCGCGGAGTGATTTTCGATATCGACCCGGTCTTCGCCAACAGCGAAGAATGGTATGAATCGATCCCGCAGGAAATCCGCCCGCGGCGCGACCAGCCCTATTACCACCTCTTCGCCGAGAACGAGGATTCGTCCTACGTCGCCTATGTAAGCCAGCAGAACCTGGTGGCCGACAGCGAGAACGGCGCGGTCGAGCATCCGCAGGTGCCCGAATTGTTCGGCGAATTCGACGGCAAGCGCTATCGCATGCGCCGCTCGCTGACGCATTGA
- the gdhA gene encoding NADP-specific glutamate dehydrogenase: protein MAATDHVDFEKFMEGVNRRNPHQPEFVQAVQEVAQDIFEFIEDKERYHSEQILRRLTEPDRIVSFRVCWEDDKGDIRVQRGWRVQNNNAIGPYKGGLRFHPSVTESVLKFLAFEQTFKNALTGLPMGGGKGGSNFNPKGKSDREIMRFCQSFMTELYRHIGPDTDVPAGDIGVGSREIGYMFGQYKRITNHFTGVLTGKGLEFGGSPFRPESTGYGAVLFLCHMLSHRDDAIDGKTLVISGAGNVATHAAEKAVQLGGKVVTLSDSDGFVYDPDGFDQEKIDWVRRLKEENDGSLSAYPEEFSNAEFHEGKRPWQVECDIAMPCATQNELCKDDAKTLIDNGCMAVVEGANMPTELEAAHVIKDAKILFGPGKAANAGGVAVSGLEMSQNSARRTWEQVELEQMLQDIMKGIHERCLKHGEQDDGYVDYVKGANIAGFKKVADAMLAFGVV from the coding sequence ATGGCCGCAACAGACCACGTCGATTTCGAAAAATTCATGGAGGGCGTAAACCGCCGCAACCCGCACCAGCCAGAATTCGTGCAGGCCGTGCAGGAAGTGGCACAGGACATCTTCGAATTCATCGAGGACAAGGAGCGATACCACTCCGAACAGATCCTCCGCCGCCTGACCGAGCCTGATCGCATCGTCAGTTTCCGGGTCTGCTGGGAAGACGACAAAGGCGATATTCGCGTGCAGCGCGGCTGGCGGGTGCAGAACAACAACGCCATCGGGCCTTACAAGGGTGGGCTGCGGTTCCACCCTTCCGTCACCGAGAGCGTGCTCAAGTTCCTCGCTTTCGAACAGACCTTCAAGAACGCGCTCACGGGCCTGCCGATGGGCGGCGGCAAGGGCGGATCGAACTTCAACCCCAAGGGCAAGAGCGATCGCGAAATCATGCGCTTCTGCCAGAGCTTCATGACAGAACTCTATCGCCATATCGGCCCCGACACCGACGTGCCGGCCGGCGATATCGGCGTCGGATCGCGCGAAATCGGTTACATGTTCGGGCAGTACAAGCGGATCACCAATCATTTCACCGGCGTCCTGACCGGCAAGGGGCTGGAATTCGGCGGCTCGCCCTTCCGCCCGGAATCGACCGGCTACGGCGCAGTGCTGTTCCTGTGCCACATGTTGAGCCACCGGGACGACGCGATCGATGGCAAGACGCTGGTCATCTCCGGCGCCGGCAACGTGGCCACCCATGCGGCGGAGAAGGCCGTGCAACTGGGCGGCAAGGTCGTGACGCTGTCGGATTCCGATGGCTTCGTTTACGATCCGGACGGCTTCGATCAGGAAAAGATCGACTGGGTTCGCCGGCTCAAGGAAGAAAATGACGGCAGCCTTTCGGCCTATCCCGAGGAATTTTCCAATGCCGAGTTCCACGAAGGCAAGCGGCCGTGGCAGGTCGAATGCGATATCGCGATGCCCTGCGCGACGCAGAACGAATTGTGCAAGGACGATGCGAAAACCCTGATCGACAACGGCTGCATGGCGGTGGTCGAAGGCGCCAATATGCCGACCGAGCTCGAAGCCGCCCATGTCATCAAGGACGCCAAAATCCTGTTCGGCCCGGGCAAGGCCGCCAATGCCGGCGGCGTCGCCGTATCGGGCCTGGAAATGAGCCAGAACTCCGCCCGCCGGACGTGGGAACAGGTCGAACTCGAACAGATGCTGCAGGACATCATGAAAGGCATCCACGAACGCTGCCTGAAGCACGGCGAGCAGGACGACGGCTACGTCGATTACGTCAAGGGCGCCAATATCGCCGGTTTCAAGAAAGTGGCCGACGCGATGCTCGCCTTCGGCGTGGTGTGA
- a CDS encoding thiol-disulfide oxidoreductase DCC family protein, whose amino-acid sequence MSNAVTVWYDGKCPLCIREIAVMRRLDRRGAIDFIDATGIEEAACPVDRTLLLGRFHARENGRLLSGAAAFAAMWRAIPLLRPLGLLARLPGATWLIERLYRAFLKVRPRLQRLFGS is encoded by the coding sequence ATGAGCAACGCCGTGACCGTCTGGTACGATGGGAAGTGCCCGCTGTGCATCCGCGAAATCGCTGTGATGCGACGGCTTGATCGCCGCGGTGCGATCGACTTCATCGATGCGACCGGCATCGAAGAGGCGGCCTGCCCTGTCGATCGCACCCTGCTGCTCGGTCGTTTCCATGCGCGCGAGAACGGTCGGCTGCTGTCCGGTGCGGCGGCTTTCGCGGCGATGTGGCGCGCCATTCCGCTGCTCCGCCCCCTCGGCCTGCTGGCACGGCTGCCGGGCGCGACCTGGTTGATCGAGAGGCTGTACCGCGCCTTCCTGAAAGTCCGCCCGCGCCTGCAACGCCTGTTCGGCAGCTGA
- a CDS encoding sodium/sugar symporter, which produces MSLETTDIVIIAGYAFALLGIALFVSREPKGHAKNTEDYFLAGRALPWWAIGASLIASNISAEQIIGQSGQGYVVGIAIAAYEWQAAIVLIIVAKYFLPIFLRRKIYTMPQFLDQRYGHGVKTLMSVFWVALYIAVNLTTVLWLGGLAVTSLTGWGVMSAMAALAGFAVLYSLYGGLKAVALTDIIQVVILIIGGIAITWIALDALPADGALAGFGMLMQEIPGHFAMILDESNPSYSDLPGIWTLLGGLWVLHFSYWGFNQYIIQRALGAESLGEAQKGLAFAALLKILVPFIVVVPGIAAIMLAQQGLLDGQALAERSDRTYGELMSFAPAGLRGLVFAALIAAVVSSLASMMNSISTIFTMDLYRAAKPEKSEHHYVIVGRVAAFAAMLIALVLARPFIGGFESGFQTVQEYTGFIAPGIVVVFLLGFFDRKMNTAGAYTALLGSLAVNVMLKFGLPDVPFIIRIWGVFVLSIIAAALVSRMTGAPEEERTVKLGDIAFATSMLFNTLAMVVVAILVGLYIWLW; this is translated from the coding sequence GTGTCGCTCGAGACCACCGATATTGTCATTATTGCGGGCTATGCGTTCGCGCTGCTCGGCATCGCCCTGTTCGTCAGTCGCGAGCCCAAGGGACACGCCAAGAACACGGAGGATTACTTCCTCGCCGGTCGCGCGTTGCCGTGGTGGGCCATCGGCGCCTCGCTGATCGCTTCCAATATCTCGGCCGAACAGATCATCGGCCAGTCGGGGCAGGGCTACGTCGTCGGTATCGCCATCGCGGCCTACGAATGGCAGGCGGCGATCGTCCTGATCATCGTTGCCAAATACTTCCTGCCGATCTTCCTCAGGCGCAAGATCTACACCATGCCGCAATTCCTCGACCAGCGGTACGGACACGGCGTGAAAACGCTGATGAGCGTGTTTTGGGTCGCGCTCTACATCGCCGTCAACCTCACCACAGTGCTATGGCTGGGCGGGCTCGCTGTGACATCGCTCACGGGCTGGGGCGTCATGAGCGCGATGGCGGCGCTGGCGGGCTTTGCCGTACTCTACTCGCTCTACGGCGGCCTCAAGGCGGTTGCGCTGACCGACATCATCCAGGTCGTCATCCTGATTATCGGCGGCATCGCCATCACCTGGATCGCGCTCGATGCGCTGCCTGCCGACGGCGCACTCGCGGGCTTCGGCATGCTGATGCAGGAGATCCCGGGCCACTTCGCAATGATCCTCGACGAAAGCAATCCGTCCTACAGCGACCTGCCGGGCATTTGGACGTTGCTCGGCGGGCTTTGGGTGCTGCATTTCAGTTACTGGGGGTTCAACCAGTATATCATCCAGCGCGCGCTGGGCGCGGAGAGTTTGGGCGAAGCGCAGAAGGGCCTCGCCTTCGCGGCTTTGCTCAAGATCCTCGTGCCGTTCATCGTCGTCGTTCCCGGCATCGCCGCCATCATGCTGGCGCAGCAGGGGCTGCTGGACGGCCAGGCCCTCGCCGAACGGTCCGACCGCACCTATGGCGAGCTGATGAGCTTCGCCCCGGCCGGCCTGCGCGGCCTCGTCTTCGCAGCGCTGATCGCGGCGGTCGTCTCATCGCTCGCTTCGATGATGAATTCGATCTCGACCATCTTCACGATGGACCTCTATCGCGCGGCGAAGCCCGAGAAGAGCGAACACCACTACGTGATCGTCGGCCGGGTCGCCGCCTTTGCGGCAATGCTGATCGCGCTCGTCCTGGCGCGGCCCTTCATCGGCGGCTTCGAAAGCGGCTTCCAGACGGTGCAGGAATATACCGGCTTCATCGCGCCGGGAATCGTTGTCGTCTTCCTGCTCGGCTTCTTCGACAGGAAGATGAACACGGCGGGCGCCTATACCGCGCTGCTTGGCTCGCTGGCGGTCAACGTCATGCTCAAGTTCGGCCTGCCGGACGTGCCCTTCATCATCCGTATCTGGGGCGTTTTCGTGCTTTCGATCATCGCGGCCGCCCTCGTGTCGCGCATGACGGGGGCACCGGAAGAAGAGCGGACCGTGAAGCTGGGCGATATCGCCTTCGCCACCAGCATGCTGTTCAATACGCTTGCCATGGTGGTCGTGGCGATACTCGTCGGGCTCTACATCTGGTTGTGGTAG
- a CDS encoding lasso peptide biosynthesis B2 protein: MAPWQTLKRKIAGARNYSAAELMLVPVCLALLAISRLAMAVLPFGALLALAGRRAGTVDAASSPPGTDSRQDRLARCVGRALRATASLVPWRADCLPQAIAACLLLRAYRIPYRMTIGLEPGQRTHAATSMHAHAWVEAGRRVITGGPVDPMLRPAVRVLSRRAYHNQM; encoded by the coding sequence ATGGCTCCCTGGCAGACACTCAAGCGCAAGATCGCCGGTGCCCGAAACTACAGCGCCGCCGAGCTCATGCTGGTCCCGGTCTGCCTCGCTCTCCTGGCAATTTCGCGGCTTGCCATGGCCGTGCTTCCTTTCGGTGCGCTACTCGCGCTCGCAGGTCGCCGTGCCGGCACCGTCGATGCGGCTTCGTCCCCACCGGGAACCGATTCCCGGCAGGATCGACTGGCCCGATGTGTGGGCCGCGCCTTGCGGGCGACGGCATCGCTCGTGCCGTGGCGCGCGGATTGCCTGCCGCAGGCCATCGCGGCTTGCCTTTTGCTCAGAGCTTATCGCATTCCCTATCGCATGACGATCGGGCTGGAGCCCGGGCAACGCACGCATGCTGCAACATCCATGCATGCGCATGCCTGGGTCGAGGCAGGTCGCCGGGTGATTACCGGCGGGCCTGTGGACCCCATGCTCAGACCTGCCGTGCGCGTCCTCTCGCGCCGCGCCTACCACAACCAGATGTAG
- the yajC gene encoding preprotein translocase subunit YajC encodes MLDLLTAAASAEPPPFWVQILPFVGMALIFWFLIIRPQMKRQKEHQAKVAGIKKGDKVVTAGGLVGKVIKVDDHYADLELGQGVRVKAVKNTIGDIIPPGGEAAND; translated from the coding sequence ATGCTTGACCTTTTGACCGCTGCGGCGAGCGCCGAGCCGCCGCCTTTCTGGGTGCAGATCCTCCCCTTCGTCGGGATGGCGCTGATTTTCTGGTTCCTGATCATCCGTCCACAGATGAAGCGGCAGAAGGAACATCAGGCCAAGGTTGCCGGCATTAAAAAGGGCGACAAGGTCGTCACTGCCGGCGGCCTCGTGGGCAAGGTCATCAAGGTCGACGATCACTACGCCGATCTCGAGCTGGGCCAGGGCGTGCGCGTGAAGGCGGTCAAGAACACGATCGGCGACATCATCCCGCCGGGCGGCGAAGCCGCGAACGACTGA
- the secD gene encoding protein translocase subunit SecD: MLEFPRWKKIWLWAITLAVMLAAVPSLLSTTSIRWPDALPSPTVNLGLDLAGGSHILLEAEASQVRAQRLENMEEAVRNAMRSAEPRIRIGDVSTADGQLSFMLDDSGDIDRARELLTPLMNGQGLTREWELTLVDTSRVVLSPTQDGLEQAVTDAMDSATEVVRKRIDELGTREPTIIRQGDTRIVVQVPGLQDPDQLKELLGQTAKLEFKMVDETALPSDVEQGIAPPGSQIFPYAAGSAQEGLSVAVRRLGGIRGDSLIGAQQSFDPQTNEPVVTIQFDQQGGQRFAQLSTQNVGKLFAIILDGEVLSTPSFNEPILGGSAQISGSFTVDSANALAISLRSGALPVDLAVVEERTVGPDLGADSIRSGLLAMAIGSIAVIGLMVATYGRFGIYATAALVINVIMILGIMAVMNTTLTLPGIAGFVLTVGAAVDANVLINERIREERKRGRRVIAAVENGYREASRAIYDANVTNFIAGVLLFLFGSGPIRGFAVVLIIGLFTSVFTAVTLTRLWVAGWLRKARPSELYV; encoded by the coding sequence ATGCTCGAATTTCCGCGCTGGAAGAAGATCTGGCTCTGGGCCATTACGCTGGCAGTGATGCTGGCGGCGGTGCCGTCGCTGCTTTCCACCACTTCGATCCGCTGGCCCGACGCGCTGCCCAGCCCGACGGTCAATCTCGGCCTCGACCTGGCCGGTGGCAGCCACATCCTGCTCGAAGCCGAAGCAAGCCAGGTCCGCGCCCAGCGGCTGGAGAACATGGAAGAGGCCGTGCGCAACGCCATGCGCAGTGCCGAGCCGCGCATCCGCATCGGCGATGTTTCGACCGCCGACGGGCAGCTGAGCTTCATGCTCGACGATAGCGGCGATATCGACCGGGCGCGGGAACTGCTGACTCCGCTGATGAACGGGCAGGGCCTGACCCGCGAGTGGGAACTCACCTTGGTCGATACCAGCCGCGTGGTCCTCTCTCCGACACAGGACGGGCTCGAACAGGCGGTGACCGACGCGATGGACAGCGCGACCGAAGTCGTGCGCAAGCGCATCGACGAACTCGGCACGCGCGAGCCGACCATCATTCGCCAGGGCGACACCCGCATCGTGGTGCAGGTCCCCGGACTGCAGGACCCCGACCAGCTCAAGGAACTGCTCGGCCAGACCGCCAAACTCGAATTCAAGATGGTCGACGAGACGGCGCTTCCGTCCGATGTCGAACAGGGAATCGCCCCGCCGGGCAGCCAGATTTTCCCTTATGCGGCCGGCAGCGCGCAGGAAGGACTTTCCGTCGCCGTGCGCCGGCTCGGCGGCATTCGCGGCGACAGCCTGATCGGGGCGCAGCAGAGCTTCGACCCGCAAACAAACGAGCCTGTCGTCACCATCCAGTTCGACCAGCAGGGCGGGCAGCGCTTCGCCCAGCTTTCCACCCAGAATGTCGGCAAGCTTTTCGCCATCATCCTCGACGGCGAAGTGCTTTCGACGCCGAGCTTCAACGAACCGATCCTCGGCGGAAGCGCGCAGATTTCGGGCAGTTTCACCGTCGATAGCGCCAATGCGCTGGCGATTTCGCTGCGTTCGGGTGCGTTGCCGGTCGATCTCGCGGTAGTGGAAGAACGCACCGTCGGGCCCGATCTCGGCGCGGATTCGATCCGCAGCGGCCTGTTGGCCATGGCGATCGGCTCAATCGCGGTGATCGGACTGATGGTCGCAACCTATGGTCGCTTCGGCATCTACGCGACGGCGGCGCTGGTCATCAACGTGATCATGATCCTCGGCATCATGGCGGTGATGAACACCACGCTGACGCTGCCGGGTATCGCCGGTTTCGTGCTGACGGTGGGTGCGGCGGTCGATGCCAACGTGCTCATCAACGAACGCATACGCGAAGAGCGAAAACGCGGGCGGCGGGTGATCGCCGCGGTCGAGAACGGCTACCGCGAGGCAAGCCGGGCGATTTACGATGCCAACGTGACCAACTTCATCGCCGGCGTGCTGCTGTTCCTGTTCGGCTCCGGCCCGATCCGCGGCTTCGCGGTGGTCCTCATCATCGGCCTGTTCACCAGCGTCTTTACCGCCGTCACCCTGACCCGCCTGTGGGTCGCCGGCTGGCTGCGCAAGGCGCGGCCGTCAGAGCTCTACGTGTAA
- the secF gene encoding protein translocase subunit SecF — protein MKLLKLVPDDTNIKFLKWRVPFYVVSLLLMAASWALVFTNGLNYGVDFAGGQEIRATFVGEETAPVPEVRQTLTAIEGVGDPVVQRFGEPNEISIRVKLPPEAEGDKEFADRLTREITAALRDDHPQVRIDGVDSVSGKVSGEFRETALYALLAAMIAISIYIWVRFEWQFGVGAMFALVHDVSLTLGMFALFQLEFSLQIIAAILAIIGYSLNDTIVVYDRIRENLKKFRKMPIPELLDLSVNETLARTVMTSLTLLIALLPLLLFGPASLFGLVAAITLGIFVGTYSSVYMAAPILIWLGVDSDSFVPQESEADVQDRKARGQA, from the coding sequence ATGAAACTGCTGAAGCTCGTCCCCGACGATACCAATATCAAATTCCTCAAATGGCGCGTGCCGTTTTATGTCGTCAGCCTGCTGCTGATGGCGGCGAGCTGGGCATTGGTGTTCACCAACGGCCTCAATTACGGGGTCGACTTCGCCGGTGGTCAGGAGATTCGCGCGACTTTCGTGGGCGAGGAAACCGCGCCGGTCCCGGAAGTGCGCCAGACGCTGACCGCTATCGAAGGCGTCGGCGACCCGGTGGTGCAGCGCTTCGGCGAGCCCAACGAGATCTCGATCCGGGTCAAGCTGCCGCCCGAGGCCGAGGGCGACAAGGAATTCGCCGACCGGCTGACGCGCGAGATCACCGCCGCACTGCGGGACGATCACCCGCAGGTCCGCATAGACGGGGTGGATTCGGTCTCGGGCAAGGTTTCGGGCGAATTCCGCGAGACCGCACTTTACGCCCTGCTCGCCGCGATGATCGCGATCTCGATCTATATCTGGGTGCGCTTCGAATGGCAGTTTGGCGTGGGCGCGATGTTCGCGCTGGTCCACGACGTCTCGCTGACGCTCGGCATGTTCGCGCTGTTCCAGCTCGAATTCAGCCTCCAGATCATCGCCGCCATCCTCGCCATCATCGGCTACTCGCTCAACGACACGATCGTCGTCTACGACCGCATACGAGAGAACCTGAAGAAATTCCGCAAAATGCCGATCCCCGAACTTCTCGACCTTTCCGTCAACGAAACGCTGGCGCGGACGGTGATGACCAGTCTGACGCTGCTGATCGCGCTGCTGCCGCTGTTGCTGTTCGGTCCGGCGAGCCTGTTCGGGCTGGTCGCGGCCATCACGCTTGGTATCTTCGTGGGGACCTATAGCTCGGTCTATATGGCGGCGCCGATCCTGATCTGGCTGGGCGTGGATTCCGACAGCTTCGTGCCGCAGGAAAGCGAGGCCGACGTGCAGGATAGAAAGGCGCGTGGCCAAGCCTGA
- a CDS encoding glycosyltransferase — translation MSAAKKRVLSLSTLYPNPAKPRFGTFVARSLEALAEREDWDVTVINPIGLPPLALGSYRELADAAVDGAENGVRVYRPTFRLLPKFGGRLNPGAIARAVLPLVKQLHAQGPFDILDAQFFYPDGPAIAKLASALDLPFSIKARGADIHYWGDKPYARRMMHDAASKASGLLAVCEALAEDMATIGLPREKITLHYTGLDRDLFRPLQHAQLLSRLAEELSLPLSDDERLLITVGALIPRKGQEYVVRALAGLPRSRLLLVGSGDDEGRLRALASELGVADRAHFLGLLDHDLLPLVLSAADAMVLPSASEGLANAWVEALACGTPIIITDAGGAREVVTDRAAGLIVERNAAAIARGVEELLCDPPARAAAAAMAERFDWKVNGANLAEYYDRILDE, via the coding sequence ATGAGCGCTGCGAAGAAGCGCGTGCTGTCGCTTTCGACCCTGTATCCGAATCCGGCCAAACCGCGCTTCGGCACTTTCGTTGCGCGCTCGCTCGAAGCGCTGGCGGAGCGCGAGGATTGGGACGTGACCGTGATCAATCCGATCGGCCTCCCCCCGCTTGCTCTCGGGTCCTATCGTGAACTGGCCGATGCGGCAGTGGACGGCGCCGAGAACGGCGTCCGTGTCTATCGCCCGACCTTTCGTTTGCTTCCCAAATTCGGTGGTCGCCTCAACCCGGGCGCAATAGCCCGCGCGGTCCTGCCGCTGGTCAAGCAGCTTCACGCGCAAGGACCGTTCGACATTCTCGACGCACAATTCTTCTACCCGGACGGGCCCGCCATCGCGAAGCTGGCAAGCGCGCTGGACCTGCCCTTCTCGATCAAGGCGCGCGGTGCCGATATCCACTATTGGGGGGACAAACCCTACGCACGCCGCATGATGCACGATGCTGCAAGCAAGGCCTCAGGCCTGCTGGCCGTATGCGAGGCACTGGCGGAAGACATGGCCACGATCGGCCTGCCGCGCGAGAAGATCACGCTGCACTACACCGGGCTCGATCGCGATCTTTTCCGTCCCCTTCAGCACGCGCAATTGCTCTCTCGCCTTGCCGAAGAACTGTCGCTGCCGCTGTCGGACGATGAGCGCCTGCTGATCACCGTCGGCGCGCTCATCCCACGCAAGGGACAGGAATATGTGGTGCGCGCGCTCGCCGGACTGCCGAGATCGCGGCTGTTGCTCGTCGGATCGGGCGACGACGAGGGGAGGTTGCGCGCACTGGCGAGCGAGCTGGGAGTGGCCGACAGAGCACATTTCCTCGGACTGCTCGATCACGACTTGCTGCCGCTCGTCCTCTCCGCCGCCGATGCGATGGTATTGCCGTCGGCCAGCGAAGGGCTTGCCAATGCATGGGTCGAAGCGCTTGCCTGCGGAACGCCGATCATCATCACCGATGCCGGTGGCGCGCGCGAGGTTGTGACCGATCGCGCCGCCGGGCTGATCGTCGAGCGTAACGCGGCTGCGATTGCCCGCGGGGTCGAAGAGCTCCTGTGCGATCCGCCCGCCCGTGCCGCAGCGGCGGCGATGGCGGAGCGCTTCGACTGGAAGGTCAACGGCGCGAATTTGGCCGAATATTACGACCGCATTCTCGACGAATAG
- a CDS encoding helix-turn-helix domain-containing protein, translated as MINRIRDIRKDKGLTLADLAEACEPPTTAQTIGRLETGMRNLSLKWMERIAAALEVDPEMLVRSEANEHPQIVASLHADGPEALAKPRDALLPTDTGGDGPLMVLTVEVATGPYLPGDQIWLRQIPPEAAAQAINHDVIVPRKAGRFAFGRLIDRQGSLVGLLPPGMGQKQQVVDDPAWIGVAEMLVRSL; from the coding sequence ATGATCAATCGCATCCGCGACATTCGTAAGGACAAGGGGTTGACCCTCGCCGATCTCGCCGAGGCGTGCGAACCGCCCACTACGGCGCAAACGATCGGCCGGCTCGAAACGGGTATGCGAAACCTGTCACTTAAATGGATGGAGCGCATTGCCGCCGCGCTTGAGGTCGATCCCGAGATGCTGGTGCGCTCGGAAGCGAACGAGCATCCGCAGATTGTTGCAAGTCTGCACGCCGATGGCCCCGAAGCCTTGGCAAAACCGCGCGACGCATTGCTCCCCACCGATACCGGTGGCGATGGCCCGCTGATGGTCCTGACGGTCGAGGTCGCAACAGGCCCTTACTTGCCCGGCGACCAGATTTGGCTGCGCCAGATACCCCCTGAAGCTGCTGCGCAAGCCATCAATCACGACGTGATCGTGCCCAGAAAGGCCGGGCGCTTTGCGTTTGGGCGACTGATCGACCGGCAAGGTTCGCTAGTCGGCTTGCTCCCGCCGGGCATGGGTCAGAAGCAACAGGTCGTCGACGACCCGGCGTGGATCGGCGTCGCCGAAATGCTGGTTCGTAGCTTATGA
- a CDS encoding DUF6456 domain-containing protein has protein sequence MKPQLVERELTDEGPRRGGGAKGKRRTVMINLAESPLAWLHARGHLDDRLFDAGERLRADYERAQLSPSVTMRWDPVRVKGGPDAGLSPTERQIAAKDRFHGAMAEAGSGLADVLWRVVCAGESLPNAEKTLEWPARSGKLVLRIALDRVADFYRIR, from the coding sequence ATGAAGCCGCAGCTGGTAGAACGCGAACTCACCGATGAGGGCCCGCGCCGCGGCGGCGGCGCCAAGGGCAAACGCCGAACGGTTATGATCAATCTGGCCGAAAGCCCGCTCGCGTGGCTCCACGCTCGGGGCCATCTCGATGACCGCCTGTTCGATGCGGGGGAACGCTTGCGTGCGGATTACGAGCGCGCGCAGCTTTCGCCGAGCGTGACGATGCGCTGGGATCCGGTACGGGTGAAGGGCGGGCCCGACGCAGGTCTGTCCCCCACCGAGCGCCAGATCGCCGCGAAGGACCGCTTTCATGGCGCCATGGCGGAGGCGGGTTCGGGGCTTGCTGATGTGTTATGGCGCGTGGTGTGCGCGGGCGAGAGTCTGCCGAATGCCGAGAAAACGCTCGAATGGCCGGCGCGTTCAGGCAAACTGGTACTCAGGATCGCGCTCGACCGGGTCGCCGATTTTTATCGCATCCGGTAG